Proteins encoded by one window of Candidatus Omnitrophota bacterium:
- the rpoN gene encoding RNA polymerase factor sigma-54, with protein MAFQLRQTQKLTQKLALTPQMRQAIRILQMPIAELNQYLREQTIENPLLEVAGDAEPEISSDQPSTDHAMEAEARPEPEALSPEQEFVEYFEEYMQDDPSRNQKLVDNDQALEMYNFRESLLTDAPNFRNSLFEQFRMLSPRAGLFEVGEYLVGNLDENGYLRTTVEEAAESCACSLEESAEALAMLQSLDPPGIAARDLAECLMLQLARQGREDTLAYRLVRDYLKELGVHHLKRLAKELKVPLSKIVEATAIISQLDPKPALALGLDDNHPVVPDISIVKEEGGFVVVLKDEELLPLRLNKQYRELIQKADSKQDLKSYVRERLHSAMWVMKAVRQRTQTLRKITEYVVSVQEAYLEHGAGYLVPLTFKQVADHVEMHETTISRAVDGKYAETPQGTIRLRD; from the coding sequence ATGGCCTTCCAACTTAGACAAACCCAAAAACTCACGCAGAAGCTGGCGTTAACGCCCCAGATGCGCCAGGCCATCCGCATTTTGCAGATGCCTATTGCCGAACTCAACCAGTATTTGCGCGAACAGACCATAGAAAATCCCCTGCTTGAGGTTGCGGGGGATGCTGAACCTGAAATCAGCTCGGATCAGCCCAGCACAGATCATGCAATGGAGGCCGAAGCCCGACCGGAACCGGAAGCTCTGAGTCCTGAACAGGAATTCGTGGAGTATTTTGAGGAGTATATGCAGGATGACCCCTCGCGTAACCAGAAACTGGTGGATAATGACCAGGCCTTGGAAATGTACAACTTTCGCGAGAGCTTGCTTACGGATGCGCCGAATTTCCGCAATTCTCTATTTGAACAATTCCGGATGCTCAGTCCCAGAGCCGGCCTTTTTGAGGTCGGAGAGTATCTTGTCGGGAATCTGGATGAAAACGGCTACTTGAGAACGACGGTGGAGGAAGCTGCCGAATCCTGCGCGTGCTCTTTGGAGGAAAGCGCGGAGGCCTTGGCCATGCTCCAATCACTGGATCCTCCGGGAATCGCGGCCCGTGATCTGGCCGAATGCCTGATGCTTCAGCTGGCCCGGCAAGGCCGGGAGGATACGCTTGCGTACCGCTTGGTCAGGGACTACCTGAAGGAACTGGGGGTGCATCATCTGAAACGCCTGGCTAAGGAACTTAAAGTCCCCCTGTCCAAGATTGTGGAGGCCACGGCCATCATCTCGCAGTTGGATCCCAAGCCCGCCTTAGCCCTCGGATTGGATGATAATCACCCGGTTGTGCCCGACATCAGCATTGTGAAGGAGGAGGGCGGTTTTGTGGTTGTGCTCAAGGATGAAGAACTTCTCCCCTTAAGGCTGAATAAACAGTACCGCGAGTTGATCCAGAAGGCGGATTCAAAGCAGGACTTGAAGAGCTATGTGCGGGAGCGCCTTCATTCGGCCATGTGGGTCATGAAAGCCGTGCGCCAGCGCACCCAGACTCTGCGGAAGATTACGGAGTATGTGGTCTCGGTGCAAGAGGCTTACCTGGAACACGGGGCCGGCTATCTGGTTCCC
- a CDS encoding MerR family transcriptional regulator has translation MANLSRNHKRFTITEVAGRLGVTAKTLIRWEKAGKVRPPKRDWRGWRVYSEEDVRGLRTFHESLY, from the coding sequence GTGGCGAACCTAAGTCGCAACCACAAACGATTTACAATCACAGAAGTCGCCGGCAGACTGGGTGTTACAGCAAAAACCCTGATCCGCTGGGAAAAGGCCGGCAAGGTGCGCCCTCCCAAGCGGGACTGGCGCGGCTGGCGAGTTTACAGCGAAGAGGATGTGCGCGGGCTGCGTACCTTCCACGAATCCCTGTATTGA
- a CDS encoding polysaccharide export protein, translated as MRRITQITRLGLAVTLLSTLLLHPSWAQQQQDDWSYEPSPDAYQQQGYGSQNQISQGTPNRQQTTEAIDRYLAAREAPGLNSLSGTVAGILGSGPYTLGIGDVVQIMVRGQPEFSGSFVVGPDGALQYTFVGDVPAVGMTKNELKEVVVSHLTRYVKVPSVSVAIVGYNSKSVYLLGEVASPGKYAMAGDSITLREAVVRAGLPERASAATHRTWVITPDDTHPVARKIDLQKILYKGVLKENIDLKPGDVVYIPPTVMTSVTRTLDEFFSPFYRAAVVTSVAGDVFD; from the coding sequence ATGCGCAGGATCACACAAATCACCCGTTTAGGGCTCGCAGTCACGCTCTTAAGCACTCTTCTGCTTCACCCCAGCTGGGCCCAGCAGCAGCAAGACGATTGGAGTTATGAGCCTTCGCCGGACGCCTATCAGCAGCAGGGCTACGGCTCCCAAAATCAGATTAGTCAGGGGACCCCAAACCGCCAACAAACAACCGAGGCCATCGATCGCTATCTTGCCGCCCGGGAAGCCCCCGGCCTCAATTCCCTGTCCGGAACCGTGGCCGGCATTTTGGGTAGCGGCCCGTACACCCTGGGCATCGGGGATGTGGTTCAGATCATGGTGCGCGGCCAGCCCGAATTCAGCGGCAGTTTTGTCGTGGGCCCGGACGGCGCCCTCCAGTACACCTTTGTGGGCGATGTGCCGGCCGTAGGAATGACCAAGAACGAGCTCAAAGAGGTGGTTGTGAGCCACTTGACGCGCTATGTCAAAGTCCCGAGCGTCAGTGTCGCGATTGTGGGCTACAATTCCAAGTCCGTGTACCTGCTGGGCGAGGTGGCCAGTCCCGGCAAGTATGCCATGGCCGGTGATTCCATTACCTTGCGTGAGGCCGTAGTCCGGGCCGGACTTCCCGAACGGGCTTCGGCAGCCACTCACCGCACCTGGGTGATCACTCCGGATGACACCCATCCGGTGGCACGGAAGATTGATTTGCAGAAGATTCTTTACAAGGGTGTTCTCAAGGAGAACATCGATCTGAAGCCCGGAGATGTCGTGTACATACCGCCGACAGTAATGACTAGTGTCACCCGGACCTTGGATGAGTTCTTCTCGCCCTTCTATCGGGCGGCTGTGGTCACGAGTGTGGCCGGAGACGTTTTCGACTAA
- a CDS encoding AAA family ATPase has product MYETFYGFSEKPFNQTPNHRFFFPSEKHTDALNSLVYTISERRGFVVLTGEIGAGKTTVCRTLMSRLDADTQIAIIRNTHLTPKELIQLILEELEVDYKPGTKSQLLSQLNEYLVDQLVMGRNVVLLIDEAQNLAPKVLEEVRMISNLETETEKLIQIIMMGQPELWRKLNLHNLRQLKQRVATFFHLEPLNEEETRLYIKHRLEHVSGGPVDIFTADAMRRVHAYSGGVPRLINSICDAALLTGYVNERRTVDSSMIDEVAAEIPSVDAHPFPFESPLGTTERAETAL; this is encoded by the coding sequence ATGTACGAGACCTTTTACGGATTTTCAGAAAAACCCTTTAACCAAACTCCGAATCACCGCTTTTTCTTTCCTTCGGAAAAGCACACGGATGCGCTCAATTCGCTCGTTTACACGATTTCAGAGCGGCGCGGCTTTGTCGTGCTCACCGGTGAAATCGGGGCGGGAAAAACAACGGTTTGCAGGACTCTGATGTCCAGACTGGACGCCGATACGCAAATCGCCATTATCCGGAACACCCATCTGACTCCAAAAGAACTGATTCAGCTCATTCTGGAGGAGCTCGAGGTGGACTACAAACCGGGAACCAAGTCACAGCTTCTGTCGCAGCTCAACGAGTATCTGGTCGACCAGCTTGTGATGGGACGCAATGTGGTGCTACTGATTGACGAAGCCCAGAATCTCGCCCCAAAGGTATTGGAAGAAGTTCGCATGATCTCGAACCTGGAGACAGAGACCGAGAAGCTCATCCAGATCATCATGATGGGGCAACCCGAGCTCTGGCGGAAACTCAATCTGCACAACTTGCGGCAGCTTAAGCAGCGTGTGGCGACCTTCTTTCATTTGGAACCTTTGAATGAGGAAGAGACCCGGCTTTACATCAAACACCGGCTCGAACACGTAAGCGGGGGACCCGTGGATATCTTTACAGCGGATGCCATGAGACGTGTCCACGCCTATTCCGGAGGTGTCCCGCGCTTGATCAATTCAATTTGTGATGCCGCTCTGCTCACCGGATATGTTAATGAGCGGCGCACGGTGGATTCCTCCATGATTGATGAAGTGGCAGCCGAAATTCCTTCGGTGGATGCACACCCTTTTCCCTTTGAGAGCCCTTTGGGGACAACTGAGCGCGCGGAGACAGCACTATGA
- a CDS encoding CpsD/CapB family tyrosine-protein kinase gives MSKISKALEKAAKDRFTKVVQERPTVRYRDPVKVAESRIDPHVVVYHDPHSPIAEQYKTLRTNLQALSAKQPIRTLGLTSAINSEGKTLTSINLAATMAQNDQKRIVLVDCDLRRGSIRQVLGLQEQPGVSEILSEGYPLDQALVQTQIPNLTILPAGATPDNPTELLDSHRMRGLIKDLREQFDLAIFDTPPIIPLTDAGVLGANMDGMILVVQSGRTQRKLVVQADDILRNLNIRTLGFILTHADYFVPKYGYGYYYGYRPDQKKAATGPANGGQDKKKPEQESE, from the coding sequence ATGAGCAAGATTTCTAAGGCCCTGGAAAAAGCAGCAAAAGACCGCTTTACCAAAGTAGTCCAGGAGCGCCCTACTGTGCGCTACCGGGATCCGGTCAAGGTGGCGGAATCCCGTATAGACCCGCATGTCGTGGTCTATCATGATCCGCATTCCCCCATTGCCGAGCAATACAAGACTCTGCGAACTAATCTGCAAGCCCTTTCCGCCAAGCAGCCGATTCGCACGCTGGGCCTGACAAGCGCGATCAACAGCGAAGGGAAAACGCTCACCAGTATCAACCTGGCCGCGACAATGGCGCAGAATGACCAGAAGCGGATTGTCCTGGTGGATTGCGATCTGAGGCGGGGGAGTATCCGCCAGGTCCTCGGGCTTCAAGAGCAACCGGGTGTGAGCGAGATCCTTTCCGAGGGATATCCGCTAGATCAGGCCCTGGTCCAGACTCAGATTCCCAATTTGACCATCCTGCCCGCCGGGGCCACGCCCGACAATCCCACGGAACTTTTGGACTCGCACCGCATGCGCGGCCTCATCAAGGATCTCCGGGAACAGTTTGACCTGGCCATCTTTGATACGCCCCCGATCATCCCTTTGACCGATGCGGGGGTTTTGGGCGCCAACATGGACGGAATGATCCTGGTGGTTCAATCCGGGCGCACGCAGCGCAAGCTGGTGGTCCAGGCAGACGATATTCTCCGGAATCTCAATATCCGTACTCTGGGTTTTATTTTGACGCACGCGGATTACTTTGTGCCCAAGTACGGCTACGGCTACTACTACGGCTACCGGCCGGACCAGAAGAAAGCGGCAACGGGTCCTGCCAACGGCGGCCAGGATAAGAAGAAACCTGAACAAGAAAGTGAGTAA
- a CDS encoding diacylglycerol kinase family protein, with protein MLSSSRFAQSVGFAWEGLTEAWNTQRNFRIQVFIAAMVSAGGVMLGFTTGEWMVVLIVMGMVLSAELLNTAIETAVDWLGKGRTHPQAKKIKDLSAASVLVLSVTAGSIGLFLMARHIGELPKWDQRFWILSAISVTMIALKLLWKQPLDIEKEKE; from the coding sequence ATGTTGTCCAGTTCCAGATTTGCACAGAGTGTGGGTTTTGCATGGGAAGGTCTGACCGAGGCCTGGAACACCCAGCGCAATTTTAGAATCCAGGTCTTTATCGCGGCAATGGTATCGGCCGGGGGCGTAATGCTGGGTTTTACCACGGGCGAGTGGATGGTTGTGCTGATTGTGATGGGAATGGTTCTGTCCGCCGAGCTCCTGAATACCGCCATCGAAACAGCGGTGGACTGGCTCGGTAAAGGCCGGACGCATCCTCAGGCCAAGAAGATCAAAGACCTGTCGGCCGCATCCGTGCTGGTGCTGTCGGTCACCGCAGGCAGTATCGGGCTTTTTCTGATGGCCCGGCATATCGGCGAGTTGCCCAAATGGGACCAAAGGTTTTGGATCCTGAGCGCAATTTCCGTCACGATGATCGCACTCAAGCTCCTTTGGAAGCAGCCCTTGGACATCGAAAAAGAAAAAGAATAA
- a CDS encoding thiamine pyrophosphate-binding protein produces the protein MKTHSDSSVDEMRHSNAASVVVECLHKEGVKHVFGLLGSHILGIFAELAGHESIRLVVSKHENNASFMADMAGRLTGRPGVAIATAGPGATNSITAVAQAYASNSPLVHISGAVRQGAHPFEFHGTQSAEAGVRSFAEFTKWSTSVHSLEALGPALAKAFHLAVTGRPGPVHVEIPHDIMLAKPILLPPYQPIAPVEGRLDARAVRRLLRLFSQAKRPLILGGGVAKSLNLGEGLAALAERSQALVALSDDNAWGAIPDHRPNFIGYSGGINTNRYARQALCQADFILAVGHRSQDEARRYLKSNGFYGRSFYLGCPQNDLDPKMAGLPKTLSALTEALSGKTSPVQPQWVSLAGRLQQDRDAWRETLISPQVPGPSPDLGRVLSSLSKRLDSDAVVIGGIGNNNYWLRAMLPVKQANAHFGAGSWGSMGWELGGAIAAKLLCPQRQVLAVTGDGSMLMSLSDLGTALEENLKILLIVFNDSGYGMMESMLGKTSKFWTGTRYLAPDFASLAESFGVKGIQLKPGENPEPKLDQAFEALEHGPVVLEVLGALNHPVPDFSEVGKTIAHGSTPGYWIQKIQRVKSDFSNRMKRALGLHRRKVHP, from the coding sequence ATGAAGACCCATTCAGATTCGAGCGTTGACGAAATGCGCCACAGCAATGCAGCCTCCGTCGTCGTTGAATGTCTGCACAAGGAAGGTGTGAAACACGTATTCGGATTGCTGGGTTCGCATATCCTGGGTATTTTTGCCGAACTCGCCGGACACGAAAGTATCCGCCTGGTTGTTTCCAAGCATGAAAATAATGCCTCCTTTATGGCGGATATGGCCGGACGCCTGACAGGGCGGCCGGGAGTGGCCATTGCCACCGCAGGGCCGGGCGCCACAAATTCCATCACTGCCGTTGCCCAGGCCTATGCCTCCAATTCGCCTTTGGTGCATATTTCGGGCGCGGTGCGCCAGGGGGCCCATCCTTTTGAATTCCACGGAACCCAAAGCGCCGAAGCCGGAGTTCGAAGCTTTGCGGAGTTCACCAAATGGTCGACCTCAGTGCACTCGCTCGAGGCCCTGGGACCGGCCCTGGCAAAAGCCTTTCACCTGGCTGTTACAGGACGCCCAGGTCCCGTGCATGTGGAAATTCCGCACGACATCATGCTGGCCAAACCCATATTGCTGCCCCCCTACCAGCCCATCGCCCCTGTGGAGGGCAGGTTGGATGCCCGGGCTGTGCGCCGGTTGTTGCGCCTGTTTTCTCAAGCCAAACGCCCCTTGATTCTCGGCGGCGGCGTGGCCAAATCCCTCAACCTGGGGGAAGGACTTGCAGCCCTTGCCGAGCGCTCTCAGGCACTGGTTGCCTTGAGTGACGACAATGCCTGGGGCGCTATCCCCGACCACCGTCCAAATTTTATCGGTTATTCCGGCGGCATCAATACCAACCGCTATGCCCGGCAAGCCCTTTGCCAAGCGGATTTTATCCTGGCTGTCGGACACCGGTCCCAGGATGAAGCCCGCCGTTATCTGAAGTCGAATGGCTTTTACGGACGGTCATTCTACCTGGGATGCCCCCAGAACGATCTGGACCCCAAAATGGCCGGCCTTCCCAAAACGCTTTCCGCGCTGACAGAGGCACTGTCCGGAAAAACTTCCCCAGTACAGCCTCAGTGGGTTTCCTTGGCCGGCCGGTTGCAACAGGACAGGGACGCTTGGCGGGAGACCCTGATTTCGCCTCAAGTTCCGGGGCCCTCGCCCGACCTGGGGCGCGTCTTGTCCTCCTTAAGCAAGAGACTGGACTCCGACGCCGTTGTGATCGGCGGAATCGGGAACAATAATTACTGGCTCCGGGCCATGCTTCCGGTCAAGCAGGCCAATGCCCATTTCGGGGCCGGCAGCTGGGGCAGTATGGGTTGGGAGTTGGGGGGGGCTATCGCAGCCAAGTTACTTTGCCCTCAACGCCAAGTGCTTGCCGTGACCGGCGACGGGTCCATGCTCATGTCTTTGTCTGATTTGGGGACTGCCTTGGAGGAAAATCTGAAAATCCTGCTCATTGTGTTTAATGACAGCGGATACGGCATGATGGAAAGCATGCTTGGAAAAACCTCCAAGTTTTGGACCGGCACACGCTATTTGGCCCCGGATTTTGCTTCGCTGGCTGAAAGCTTCGGAGTCAAGGGCATTCAGCTCAAGCCGGGTGAAAACCCGGAGCCAAAGCTGGACCAAGCATTTGAGGCCCTGGAACACGGGCCCGTGGTCTTGGAGGTTCTGGGCGCCCTAAACCACCCTGTGCCGGATTTTTCCGAAGTGGGAAAAACCATCGCGCACGGCTCCACACCGGGATACTGGATCCAAAAGATTCAACGAGTGAAAAGTGATTTCTCAAACAGAATGAAGCGGGCTTTAGGACTGCACCGGAGAAAGGTTCATCCATGA